From the Azospirillum formosense genome, one window contains:
- a CDS encoding ParB/RepB/Spo0J family partition protein has product MSRKLARTNTGVLTTAAAERQAREEGQGFNRRGPVVVEIDVGRIVTNPDQPRRHFDEADMEALKSSIAQHGLAQPVGVQQLGDGRFQLVFGERRFRAVRALGHPTIYAVTVTGASDELALIENVVRADLSPFEEGDAYARLMERHGYRQEDVGRIVGKDRVDISRALLISRLPQRIRDEYPLHRPARYRLVEIARLKGEGEQLRGWDALVTEMTRRSTDGEDAPAPAVAKPRSGAVPTGSALPKPLAKAMFGARQTVASVRERGLALADIDRETLRAIRDDIDAILDAGKGRGGE; this is encoded by the coding sequence ATGTCGCGTAAACTGGCCCGGACGAACACCGGCGTGCTGACCACCGCGGCGGCGGAGCGCCAAGCCCGCGAGGAGGGGCAGGGCTTCAACCGCCGCGGCCCGGTCGTCGTGGAGATCGACGTCGGCCGCATCGTCACCAACCCCGACCAGCCGCGCCGGCATTTCGACGAGGCGGACATGGAGGCGCTGAAATCCTCCATCGCGCAGCATGGGCTGGCCCAGCCGGTCGGCGTGCAGCAGCTGGGTGACGGCCGCTTCCAGCTCGTCTTCGGGGAGCGGCGTTTCCGCGCCGTGCGGGCGCTCGGCCATCCGACCATCTACGCTGTCACCGTGACCGGCGCGTCGGACGAGCTGGCGCTGATCGAGAACGTCGTCCGCGCCGACCTGTCGCCTTTTGAAGAGGGCGACGCCTACGCCCGGCTGATGGAACGCCACGGCTACCGGCAGGAGGATGTCGGGCGGATCGTCGGCAAGGACCGGGTGGACATTTCCCGCGCGCTCCTCATCAGCCGCCTGCCGCAGCGCATCCGCGACGAGTACCCGCTGCACCGTCCGGCGCGCTACCGGCTGGTGGAGATCGCGCGGCTGAAAGGGGAGGGCGAACAGCTGCGCGGCTGGGACGCGCTGGTCACCGAGATGACCCGACGCTCCACCGATGGGGAAGACGCGCCGGCGCCCGCGGTCGCGAAGCCCCGCTCCGGCGCCGTCCCCACTGGCAGCGCCCTGCCGAAGCCGCTGGCCAAGGCGATGTTCGGAGCCCGACAGACGGTCGCCAGCGTCCGTGAACGGGGCTTGGCCTTGGCGGACATCGACCGGGAGACGCTCCGCGCCATCCGCGACGACATCGACGCCATCCTCGATGCCGGGAAGGGCAGGGGAGGGGAGTGA
- a CDS encoding AEC family transporter → MDLLAPLSSIAAVVVPVFLIAALGFGWSRAKLPYDSAFITTFAINVSTPCLVFSSLARLTLGGDDLLTMAVASVGSMALAGLMATPILLASRLPLRVYLPALSFPNGGNMGIPVCLFAFGETGMGLAVLFFATLAVLQFTIGPALAAGRTDARQVLRTPVIYAVALAVLVLMTGFQPPQWVTNTTTLLGNCAVPLMLFSLGVALAGLRMQGMLRSLAMSALRLLLGFAAGLAVVEVLGLEGTMRGVVLLESTMPVAVFNYLWALRYNNAPQEVAGMVLGSTALSFLTLPLLLAAVM, encoded by the coding sequence ATGGACCTGCTCGCCCCCCTGTCCAGCATCGCCGCGGTCGTCGTGCCGGTGTTCCTGATCGCCGCCCTCGGCTTCGGCTGGAGCCGCGCCAAGCTGCCTTACGACAGCGCCTTCATCACCACCTTCGCGATCAACGTCTCCACCCCCTGTCTGGTCTTTTCCTCGCTGGCCCGGCTGACGCTGGGCGGGGACGACCTGCTGACCATGGCGGTGGCCTCGGTCGGCAGCATGGCGCTGGCCGGGCTGATGGCGACGCCGATCCTGCTCGCCAGCCGCCTGCCGCTGCGCGTCTATCTGCCGGCGCTCAGTTTTCCCAACGGCGGCAACATGGGCATCCCCGTCTGCCTGTTCGCCTTTGGGGAGACCGGGATGGGGCTGGCGGTGCTGTTCTTCGCGACGCTCGCCGTCCTCCAGTTCACCATCGGCCCGGCCCTGGCGGCGGGGCGCACGGACGCCAGGCAGGTGCTGCGCACCCCGGTGATCTACGCGGTCGCGCTGGCCGTGCTGGTCCTGATGACCGGCTTCCAGCCGCCGCAATGGGTGACCAACACGACGACGCTGCTCGGCAACTGCGCGGTGCCGCTGATGCTGTTCTCGTTGGGGGTGGCCCTGGCTGGGCTGCGGATGCAGGGCATGCTGCGCTCGCTGGCCATGTCGGCGCTGCGCCTGCTGCTCGGCTTCGCCGCCGGGCTGGCGGTGGTGGAGGTGCTGGGCCTGGAGGGCACGATGCGCGGCGTCGTGCTGCTGGAAAGCACCATGCCGGTGGCGGTGTTCAACTATCTCTGGGCGCTGCGCTACAACAATGCGCCGCAGGAGGTCGCCGGAATGGTTCTGGGCTCGACCGCGCTGTCGTTCCTCACGCTGCCGCTGCTGCTGGCCGCGGTGATGTGA
- a CDS encoding HPP family protein, translating into MHREIRLLLRRWKITLLKKRENRRRLALFRPILPGANLRDRLIACCGAMIGLAATGLLCHNLLTNLTSAPALVAPMGASAVLLFAVPASPLAQPWSIIGGNTLSALVGVMVAALIPDPMLAGGVAVALAIATMSMTRCLHPPGGAAALTAVIGGPAIAASGMQFVFYPVAVNSILLVLAGWMFHRFSGHSYPHRAPPKPANSHGTADPPPRARAGLSADDLDEAIRELGEALDVNRDDLSALLEKAELHAMERMHGGIICGDIMSRDVVTVSAEAHPEVARARLIEHSFRTLPVVDRRNVVVGLVGHQHLVGDAATVAAVMDPPVTAGPETPAFRLLGPLSDGGTHEVAIVDGSGGLLGVVTQTDLLMVMARTNLLQSLDSARTSAAPLASAGH; encoded by the coding sequence ATGCACCGCGAGATACGGCTCCTGCTGCGCCGCTGGAAAATCACTCTGCTGAAGAAACGTGAAAACCGCCGCCGCCTTGCCCTGTTCAGGCCCATTCTGCCCGGCGCCAATTTGAGGGACCGGTTGATCGCCTGCTGCGGGGCGATGATCGGCTTGGCCGCGACGGGCCTGCTCTGCCACAATCTGCTGACCAACCTCACCAGCGCGCCGGCCCTGGTGGCGCCGATGGGGGCGTCGGCGGTCCTGCTGTTCGCGGTGCCGGCAAGCCCGCTCGCCCAGCCCTGGTCGATCATCGGCGGCAACACCCTGTCGGCGCTGGTCGGGGTGATGGTGGCTGCGCTGATCCCCGACCCGATGCTGGCCGGCGGGGTGGCGGTGGCTCTGGCCATCGCGACCATGTCGATGACGCGCTGTCTGCACCCGCCGGGCGGTGCCGCCGCGCTGACTGCGGTGATCGGCGGTCCGGCGATCGCGGCGTCGGGGATGCAGTTCGTGTTCTACCCGGTCGCCGTCAACTCCATCCTGCTGGTGCTGGCGGGCTGGATGTTCCATCGCTTCTCCGGCCATTCCTACCCGCACCGGGCGCCGCCCAAGCCGGCCAACAGCCACGGCACCGCCGATCCGCCGCCCCGGGCGCGCGCCGGCCTGAGCGCCGACGACCTCGACGAGGCGATCCGCGAGCTGGGGGAGGCGCTGGACGTCAACCGCGACGACCTGAGCGCCCTTCTGGAGAAGGCGGAGCTTCACGCCATGGAGCGGATGCATGGCGGGATCATCTGCGGCGACATCATGTCCCGCGACGTGGTGACGGTGAGCGCGGAGGCCCATCCCGAGGTGGCCCGCGCCCGCCTGATCGAGCACAGCTTCCGCACCCTGCCGGTGGTGGACCGGCGCAACGTGGTGGTCGGTCTGGTCGGGCACCAGCATCTGGTCGGGGATGCCGCGACGGTGGCGGCGGTGATGGACCCGCCGGTGACCGCCGGCCCGGAAACCCCGGCCTTCCGCCTGCTCGGCCCGCTGTCGGACGGGGGCACGCACGAGGTCGCCATCGTGGACGGAAGCGGCGGGCTGCTGGGCGTGGTGACCCAGACCGACCTTCTGATGGTCATGGCCCGCACGAACCTGTTGCAATCGTTGGACAGCGCCCGCACCTCGGCCGCGCCGCTGGCCTCGGCGGGCCACTGA
- a CDS encoding SbmA/BacA-like family transporter has product MARGLSPGTASGFVRRFAGLAGGYWSGRDRWPVRLLAAALLALTVAQVSVPVMMNLWSQRLFDALEQRAMGRLPVMAAAAGGILLFNIAVTVAHLWVKRRLQFGWRAWLTRRLVGDWVSDGRELALPSRPGDHDNPDGRIAEDVRVVTELAVDLGHSLTYCLLLLVSFAGILWRLSGVVPVAIGGVSLALPGHLLLLALAFAAAGTAAAIAVARPLVRAAERRQGLEADFRFGLARVRENAPVIARQQGEAVERGRIALLFGGVRRGWEGQTGALVRVMAFGASYSVLSAVFPILVVAPRYAAGAITLGVMMQTAQAFQQAVAALSWPIDNLATAAQWTASVERVLGLKQALDGIAPLPAVKAPTPDLRSDGGNTARKR; this is encoded by the coding sequence ATGGCGAGAGGGCTTTCCCCAGGGACCGCCTCCGGTTTTGTCCGGCGCTTCGCCGGGCTGGCCGGAGGCTACTGGTCGGGACGGGACCGCTGGCCGGTGCGGCTGCTGGCGGCGGCCCTGCTGGCCCTGACGGTGGCGCAGGTGTCCGTGCCGGTGATGATGAACCTGTGGAGCCAGCGCCTGTTCGACGCGCTGGAGCAGCGGGCGATGGGCCGCCTGCCGGTCATGGCCGCGGCGGCGGGCGGCATCCTGCTGTTCAACATCGCCGTCACCGTGGCGCATCTGTGGGTGAAGCGGCGCCTCCAGTTCGGCTGGCGGGCGTGGCTGACCCGGCGGCTGGTCGGCGACTGGGTGTCGGACGGGCGCGAGCTGGCCCTCCCCTCCCGCCCCGGCGACCACGACAACCCGGACGGGCGCATCGCCGAGGACGTCCGCGTCGTCACCGAACTCGCCGTCGATCTGGGCCATTCGCTGACCTACTGCCTGCTGCTTCTGGTCAGTTTCGCCGGCATCCTGTGGCGGCTGTCCGGCGTGGTGCCTGTCGCCATCGGCGGTGTGAGCCTCGCCCTGCCCGGCCATCTGCTTCTCCTCGCCCTGGCCTTCGCCGCCGCCGGAACCGCCGCCGCCATTGCCGTCGCCCGCCCGCTGGTCCGCGCGGCGGAGCGGCGGCAGGGGCTGGAGGCCGATTTCCGCTTCGGGCTGGCGCGGGTGCGGGAGAACGCCCCGGTCATCGCCCGGCAGCAGGGCGAGGCGGTGGAGCGCGGCCGCATCGCCCTTCTGTTCGGCGGGGTACGCCGCGGCTGGGAGGGGCAGACCGGGGCCCTGGTCCGTGTGATGGCCTTCGGCGCGTCCTACTCGGTGCTGTCCGCGGTCTTTCCCATCCTGGTGGTGGCGCCCCGCTACGCCGCGGGGGCGATCACGCTGGGGGTGATGATGCAGACCGCGCAGGCGTTTCAGCAGGCCGTCGCGGCGCTGTCCTGGCCCATCGACAATCTGGCGACCGCCGCCCAATGGACAGCCTCGGTGGAGCGCGTGCTGGGGTTGAAGCAGGCGCTGGACGGGATCGCCCCCTTGCCCGCGGTCAAGGCGCCCACGCCCGATCTTCGGTCCGATGGCGGCAACACCGCGCGGAAACGATGA
- a CDS encoding AAA family ATPase, with protein MRGEDIKAFREGRTLNQPDFAAWLNEKLGRKYDKAKISRWENGSEKIPAPVISLLLQEKIGTVTQHGPALICAAANRKGGVGKTAFTVNTATLLARHFKVLLIDADPQANATIHLGINSIEREREEKTLYYALKASVEALKSRGKGFDLGDYIVTTDSGLDVIPSGMRLGDAEAELQSQSSGDCALRECLDGGARQSYDFIFVDTPPHFGMLARNALTAANTVAIPCQTEMLSVAGVEFLLENLDMIRRRANPGVSVLGILPTMFNARLTQDQASLDDIRKLFGAKLRVFGPIPRATVYAQAVAAGRAALEAVPDAPGYEVYQAVADALIQERARMPEVMAHVA; from the coding sequence ATGCGCGGCGAGGACATCAAGGCGTTCCGGGAAGGCCGGACGCTGAACCAGCCGGATTTCGCGGCTTGGCTGAACGAAAAACTCGGCCGGAAATACGACAAGGCGAAGATCTCGCGCTGGGAAAACGGCAGCGAGAAGATTCCGGCCCCGGTCATTTCCCTGCTGCTGCAGGAGAAGATCGGAACGGTGACGCAGCATGGCCCGGCGCTGATTTGTGCCGCGGCCAACCGCAAGGGCGGCGTGGGCAAGACGGCCTTCACCGTCAACACCGCCACCCTGCTCGCCCGGCACTTCAAGGTTCTGCTGATCGACGCGGACCCCCAGGCCAACGCCACCATCCATCTCGGCATCAACTCCATCGAGCGCGAGCGTGAGGAGAAAACCCTCTACTACGCGCTGAAGGCGTCCGTGGAGGCGCTGAAATCGCGGGGGAAGGGGTTCGACCTCGGCGATTACATCGTCACCACCGACAGCGGTCTGGACGTGATCCCCAGCGGCATGCGGCTGGGCGACGCGGAGGCCGAGCTGCAGAGCCAGTCGTCGGGGGACTGCGCGCTTCGGGAATGCCTGGATGGCGGGGCGCGGCAGAGCTACGATTTCATCTTCGTCGACACCCCGCCGCATTTCGGGATGCTGGCGCGCAATGCGCTGACCGCCGCCAACACCGTCGCCATTCCCTGCCAGACCGAGATGCTGAGCGTCGCCGGCGTGGAATTCCTGCTGGAGAACCTGGACATGATCCGCCGCCGGGCCAACCCGGGGGTCAGCGTTCTCGGCATCCTGCCGACGATGTTCAACGCGCGGCTGACCCAGGACCAGGCGTCGCTGGACGACATCCGCAAGCTGTTCGGCGCGAAGCTGCGCGTCTTCGGCCCGATCCCGCGGGCGACCGTCTACGCCCAGGCGGTGGCCGCCGGGCGCGCCGCGCTGGAGGCGGTGCCGGACGCGCCGGGCTACGAGGTCTATCAGGCCGTCGCCGACGCGCTGATTCAGGAACGTGCCCGCATGCCGGAGGTGATGGCCCATGTCGCGTAA
- the otnI gene encoding 2-oxo-tetronate isomerase has protein sequence MRFAANLSMMFTERPFLERFGAAAAAGFDAVEFLFPYDVPAERIKAALDEHGLTQALFNLPPGDWAAGERGIACLPGREAEFREGVAAAIAYATVLGNRLLHCMAGIPPQGMDREEALAVYTGNLRHAAAACAEAGLTLLVEPINNRDMPGYLMNGTALARRVIGDVGAPNLKLQLDLYHCQISEGDLATRIRANADLTAHVQIAGVPDRQEPDRGEVHYPYLFEVLAGTGYRGFIGCEYRPRARTEDGLGWFHAANTRAAR, from the coding sequence ATGAGGTTCGCCGCCAACCTGTCCATGATGTTCACCGAGCGGCCTTTTCTGGAGCGGTTCGGCGCGGCGGCGGCGGCCGGCTTCGACGCGGTGGAGTTCCTCTTCCCCTATGATGTTCCGGCGGAGCGGATCAAGGCGGCGCTGGACGAGCATGGGCTGACCCAGGCGCTGTTCAATCTGCCTCCCGGCGACTGGGCAGCGGGGGAGCGCGGCATCGCCTGCCTGCCGGGACGCGAGGCGGAGTTCCGCGAGGGCGTTGCGGCGGCCATCGCCTACGCCACGGTGCTGGGGAACCGCCTGCTGCACTGCATGGCCGGCATCCCGCCGCAGGGAATGGATCGGGAGGAGGCGCTGGCGGTCTACACCGGCAATCTGCGCCACGCCGCCGCGGCCTGCGCGGAGGCCGGGTTGACTCTGCTGGTCGAGCCGATCAACAACCGCGACATGCCCGGCTATCTGATGAACGGCACCGCGCTGGCCCGCCGGGTGATCGGAGACGTGGGGGCGCCGAACCTGAAGCTCCAGCTCGATCTCTACCATTGCCAGATCAGCGAGGGCGACCTCGCCACCCGCATCCGGGCCAACGCCGATCTCACCGCCCATGTTCAGATCGCCGGCGTGCCCGACCGCCAGGAACCCGACCGCGGCGAGGTGCATTATCCCTATCTGTTCGAGGTTCTGGCCGGCACCGGCTACCGGGGCTTCATCGGCTGCGAGTACCGGCCCCGCGCCCGCACCGAGGACGGGCTGGGCTGGTTCCACGCCGCCAACACGCGGGCCGCGCGCTGA
- a CDS encoding M48 family metallopeptidase translates to MPTMTVRPMCLAAALAGSLALAGCAGNSTGLGLNLVSQEQLVELGQQDWQRLIQSTPATTNASYQRRAEQISARLLRAASLDPAGWEVRVFKGQEANAFALPGQKIGVYEGLFQYAKTDAQLAAVIGHEIAHNLEGHAAERVSTQMATDAGTSILGAVAGASGVGGSEMIAAALGTGAQYGLLLPYSRNQELAADRAGLLMMARAGYDPQAAIELWQNMKQAGNEPPTFMSTHPGTTDRIAALQKLMPEAKAAYKPG, encoded by the coding sequence ATGCCGACCATGACCGTCCGACCCATGTGCCTTGCCGCGGCGCTGGCCGGGTCCCTGGCGCTGGCCGGATGCGCCGGAAACTCGACGGGGCTCGGGCTGAACCTCGTCTCGCAGGAGCAGCTCGTCGAACTCGGCCAGCAGGACTGGCAACGCCTGATCCAGTCGACCCCGGCCACCACCAACGCCAGTTACCAGCGCCGCGCCGAGCAGATCTCCGCCCGCCTGCTGCGCGCCGCCTCGCTCGACCCCGCGGGCTGGGAGGTGCGCGTGTTCAAGGGCCAGGAGGCCAACGCCTTCGCCCTGCCCGGCCAGAAGATCGGCGTCTATGAGGGGCTGTTCCAATACGCCAAGACCGACGCGCAGCTCGCCGCCGTCATCGGCCACGAGATCGCCCACAATCTGGAAGGCCACGCCGCCGAGCGGGTGAGCACCCAGATGGCCACCGACGCCGGCACCAGCATCCTGGGGGCCGTGGCTGGGGCGAGCGGGGTCGGCGGCAGCGAGATGATCGCCGCGGCGCTGGGCACCGGCGCGCAGTACGGCCTGCTTCTGCCCTATTCCCGCAACCAGGAGCTGGCGGCCGACCGCGCCGGCCTGCTGATGATGGCCCGCGCCGGCTACGACCCGCAGGCGGCCATCGAGCTGTGGCAGAACATGAAGCAGGCGGGGAACGAGCCGCCGACCTTCATGTCAACCCACCCGGGCACGACGGACCGCATCGCCGCGCTGCAAAAGCTGATGCCCGAGGCAAAGGCGGCCTACAAGCCTGGCTGA
- a CDS encoding HAMP domain-containing methyl-accepting chemotaxis protein, producing MTTSLRAFANLRTATKVYTGFGVTLALLVTLGAVSWTGLRSSDTALHSYAAQSDVTLTLGEADTALSDALGAAAEFLVSGTDGAANRFRATAADFRRQLEKAAPGIGDGADRQAVEEIRGLERDFLTGFDRLVALRTERDGIVAEVVNKLGADIRRTLSDLVTAERQTGNLDRTVQAAGVSEQFLLVRVLVARFVTETKPEDLARIRQDLAAVAADVEGEAKGWADSPGAAKRTEVLAKLPRYTAGIERIAAIAEEMGRVNADTLTRAGAQINGKIGAIRQHSTEILKGLEISAAAAVTAAERQGAAVTAAAVALGLLLAWMISRAITRPLGAITGAMGRLAEGDRTVQVDEGWRKDEIGALARALQVFKSNAEEMERMRKAQEEAERQAAEQRRATMIRMADTFEATVQGIVEAVASAAGGMHNAASTLSGTAADASERSLLVASASEEASANVQTVASATEELSASIAEIGQQVEISTRIAGQAVTDAEGADRTMRALVTAAEQIGQVVEIISGIAAQTNLLALNATIEAARAGEAGKGFAVVAGEVKALANQTAKATDEIQSKVQEIQQTTGGAQKAIGSIGQTIGRMSEIATTIAAAIEEQAAATREIASSVSQAAQGTEEVSRNIAGVSTAVSETGSAASHVHGTSEELAAEAERLRSEVRSFIATVRAA from the coding sequence ATGACCACCTCCCTTCGCGCCTTCGCCAATTTGCGCACCGCCACCAAGGTCTACACCGGTTTCGGGGTCACGCTGGCCCTGCTGGTCACGTTGGGGGCGGTGTCCTGGACCGGTCTTCGGTCCAGCGACACCGCGCTGCACAGCTACGCGGCCCAATCGGACGTCACGCTGACGCTGGGGGAGGCCGACACCGCGCTGTCCGACGCGCTGGGCGCCGCGGCGGAGTTTCTCGTCTCAGGGACCGACGGCGCGGCCAACCGCTTCCGCGCCACCGCCGCGGACTTCCGCCGGCAATTGGAGAAGGCGGCCCCCGGCATCGGCGACGGCGCCGACCGTCAGGCGGTGGAGGAGATCCGTGGGCTTGAACGGGATTTCCTGACCGGCTTCGACCGTCTGGTTGCCCTGCGCACCGAACGGGACGGCATCGTGGCGGAGGTCGTCAACAAGCTGGGCGCCGACATCCGGCGGACGCTGAGCGATCTGGTGACCGCCGAGCGGCAGACCGGAAATCTGGACCGCACCGTTCAGGCCGCGGGGGTGAGCGAGCAGTTTCTGCTGGTGCGCGTTCTGGTCGCCCGCTTCGTGACCGAGACGAAGCCCGAGGATCTGGCCCGCATCCGCCAGGATCTGGCGGCGGTGGCCGCCGACGTCGAGGGCGAGGCCAAGGGCTGGGCCGACTCCCCCGGCGCCGCGAAGCGCACGGAGGTGCTCGCCAAACTGCCGCGCTACACCGCCGGCATCGAGCGCATCGCCGCCATCGCCGAGGAGATGGGCCGCGTCAACGCCGACACGCTGACCCGCGCCGGTGCCCAGATCAACGGAAAGATCGGCGCGATCCGCCAGCATTCCACCGAGATCCTGAAGGGGCTGGAGATCAGCGCCGCCGCCGCGGTGACCGCCGCCGAACGCCAGGGCGCCGCGGTGACCGCCGCCGCGGTGGCGCTGGGCCTGCTGCTGGCCTGGATGATCTCGCGGGCCATCACCCGCCCGCTCGGCGCCATCACCGGGGCGATGGGCCGGCTGGCCGAAGGCGACCGCACGGTGCAGGTGGACGAGGGGTGGCGAAAGGATGAGATCGGGGCGCTGGCCCGCGCCCTCCAGGTCTTCAAGTCCAACGCCGAGGAGATGGAGCGCATGCGCAAGGCCCAGGAGGAGGCCGAGCGTCAGGCCGCCGAGCAGCGCCGCGCCACGATGATCCGCATGGCCGACACCTTCGAGGCGACCGTCCAGGGCATCGTCGAGGCGGTGGCGAGCGCCGCCGGCGGCATGCACAACGCCGCCAGCACCCTGTCGGGCACCGCGGCGGACGCCAGCGAGCGCTCGCTGCTGGTCGCCTCCGCCTCCGAAGAGGCCTCGGCCAACGTGCAGACCGTCGCCAGCGCGACGGAGGAGCTGTCGGCCTCCATCGCCGAGATCGGCCAGCAGGTGGAGATCTCCACCCGCATCGCCGGTCAGGCGGTGACCGACGCGGAGGGCGCCGACCGCACCATGCGCGCCCTGGTCACCGCCGCCGAGCAGATCGGGCAGGTGGTGGAGATCATCAGCGGCATCGCCGCCCAGACCAACCTGCTGGCGCTGAACGCCACCATCGAGGCGGCGCGGGCCGGCGAGGCCGGCAAGGGCTTCGCCGTGGTGGCGGGCGAGGTCAAGGCGCTGGCCAACCAGACCGCTAAGGCGACCGACGAGATCCAGTCGAAGGTGCAGGAGATCCAGCAGACCACCGGCGGCGCGCAGAAGGCCATCGGCAGCATCGGCCAGACCATCGGCCGGATGAGCGAGATCGCCACCACCATCGCCGCCGCCATCGAGGAGCAGGCCGCAGCGACCCGCGAGATCGCCAGCAGCGTCTCCCAGGCCGCCCAGGGGACCGAGGAGGTGTCGCGCAACATCGCCGGCGTCAGCACGGCGGTGTCGGAAACCGGCAGCGCCGCCAGCCATGTCCACGGCACGTCGGAGGAGCTGGCCGCCGAGGCGGAGCGGCTGCGCAGCGAGGTGCGCAGCTTCATCGCCACCGTCCGGGCGGCCTGA
- a CDS encoding flavodoxin family protein, producing the protein MPIKAFALNCTLKPSGKPSSTDAMIGLLQKDLAAHGVEVGAPVRVADHDVKPGVTSDEGPGDAWPDLRRQVLEADILILGTPIWMGQPSSVCKRVLERMDAFLGETDDQGRMVSYGKVALVAVVGNEDGAHHVSAELFQALNDVGFTLAANAVCYWVGEAMQKTDFQDLDRVPDKVVSTSAMAARNAAHLARFLQEKQYPGE; encoded by the coding sequence ATGCCGATCAAAGCCTTCGCGCTGAACTGCACCCTGAAGCCGTCGGGAAAGCCGTCATCGACGGACGCGATGATCGGCCTGCTCCAGAAGGATCTGGCGGCCCATGGAGTGGAGGTGGGGGCGCCGGTCCGCGTCGCCGACCATGACGTGAAGCCCGGCGTCACCTCGGACGAGGGGCCGGGCGACGCCTGGCCGGACCTGCGCCGCCAGGTGCTGGAGGCGGACATCCTCATCCTCGGCACGCCGATCTGGATGGGCCAGCCCTCCAGCGTGTGCAAGCGGGTGCTGGAGCGCATGGACGCCTTCCTCGGCGAGACGGACGATCAGGGCCGCATGGTGTCCTACGGCAAGGTCGCGCTGGTGGCCGTCGTCGGCAACGAGGACGGCGCCCACCATGTCTCGGCGGAGCTGTTCCAGGCCTTGAACGACGTCGGCTTCACGCTCGCCGCCAACGCCGTCTGCTACTGGGTGGGGGAGGCGATGCAGAAGACCGACTTCCAGGATTTGGACAGGGTGCCGGACAAGGTCGTCTCCACCTCGGCCATGGCCGCGCGCAACGCCGCCCATCTCGCGCGCTTCCTGCAGGAGAAACAGTATCCCGGCGAATGA
- a CDS encoding AbrB family transcriptional regulator — MMKRLAATALTLLLATLGGGLFAVAGLPAAWLMGAMTAVAGGALGGMKLRLPSPLGTAAFVLLGISMGAGVTPDTLHQMASWPLSMALLAGSVMACLYACSAWLERVHRWDPATARYAAVPGALGAVLVLAAESRADLPRVALAQSLRLFVLVAAMPWLLDLVSSTPGLPPRPAPSDPAGALPELALLVGASALAGLLFQKLRVPGGVLLGAMLGSAVLHGSGVVDHRLPNGLLNAGFVVTGALIGSRFAGVTLASLRAALRPSLESVALALVLSSVFAWAGAWLLGLPFGQLWLAYAPGGVEAMTIVAFVLGLDTAFVGTHHVVRFAGLGFLARWWQPRRG, encoded by the coding sequence ATGATGAAGCGACTCGCCGCCACCGCCCTGACCCTCCTTCTGGCCACACTGGGTGGGGGTCTGTTCGCCGTCGCCGGTCTGCCCGCGGCGTGGCTGATGGGGGCGATGACCGCGGTGGCCGGCGGGGCGCTCGGCGGGATGAAACTCCGCCTGCCCTCCCCGCTCGGCACCGCCGCCTTCGTCCTGCTGGGCATTTCCATGGGCGCCGGGGTGACGCCGGACACCCTGCACCAGATGGCCTCCTGGCCGCTCAGCATGGCGCTTCTCGCCGGATCGGTGATGGCCTGCCTGTACGCCTGCTCGGCGTGGCTGGAGCGGGTGCACCGCTGGGACCCGGCGACCGCCCGCTACGCCGCCGTTCCCGGCGCGCTGGGCGCGGTGCTGGTACTGGCTGCGGAGAGCCGGGCCGACCTGCCGCGGGTGGCGCTGGCGCAGAGCCTGCGGCTGTTCGTGCTGGTCGCCGCCATGCCCTGGCTGCTGGATCTGGTGTCGTCCACCCCCGGCCTTCCGCCCCGCCCTGCCCCGTCCGACCCGGCGGGCGCCCTGCCCGAACTGGCCTTGCTGGTCGGCGCCAGCGCCCTGGCCGGCCTGCTGTTCCAGAAGCTGCGCGTGCCGGGCGGCGTGCTGCTGGGCGCCATGCTGGGAAGCGCCGTGCTGCACGGCAGCGGGGTCGTGGACCACCGGTTGCCGAACGGGCTGCTGAACGCGGGCTTCGTGGTGACGGGAGCGCTGATCGGGTCGCGTTTCGCCGGTGTCACGCTGGCGTCCCTGCGGGCGGCGCTGCGCCCGTCGCTGGAAAGCGTGGCGCTGGCGCTCGTCCTGTCCTCGGTCTTCGCCTGGGCGGGGGCTTGGCTGCTCGGGCTTCCCTTCGGCCAGCTCTGGCTCGCCTACGCGCCGGGCGGGGTGGAGGCGATGACCATCGTGGCCTTCGTGCTCGGCCTGGACACTGCCTTCGTCGGCACGCACCACGTCGTGCGCTTCGCCGGGCTGGGCTTCCTGGCCCGCTGGTGGCAGCCCCGCCGCGGCTGA